In Gossypium hirsutum isolate 1008001.06 chromosome D01, Gossypium_hirsutum_v2.1, whole genome shotgun sequence, the genomic window acccctccaatttaactgggaatttcttagtataattgttggcataataattatctaaatatttctgataatattgttattaatattatcgtcgcttccgcaacatcCAATCCCCCAAAAATCACATGATGATTGGAAaagtgtttaaaaaaatattttttttggggtAGGTCATTGCATGGCCAACACCCATGTAGTTCTTTcgttatttaaaagaattttgagTTTTGGCTTTGTGGTGGCTGACACCACtttttgatttaaaatatttgagccaattttttaaaagttaatttttttaatcaatcctATGCCTATTACACAAACACCATATTGTATATTACAGCATGATATAGCCCAAATGCTTTGAAACCTAAAGTGATGTCGGCCACCACAAAGCCAAAAcctcaaaaaaaatttagatactgAAAAAAAGTATATGTGTGTCGGCCATGTAATGGTCTCaaccataaaatttatttatttttaaatatttttctaatcaTAGGTGATTTTTTGAGGATAGAAGACATGGATGTCAATCATGGGTGTCCAAAACCCTGTTCATTCCAAGTCATCTACATGATTCTTCTTCAAGCAGCTCGCAACTTTACCGCAACCTCTGTTCGCATTTTTACTTCGCCAAAGTAATGAGCTAACCAATATTGTTGAATCCGCCAATCATAAGACGACTTCACCAATCTTGAAGGATTCGCAAAATGCTACATGAAAGGTCATTTTGCAGCAACACTTCCATATTATTCCTTCGAATATGATTTATAGTATGGTTGTGATAGTAATGTGTCCCTTTGCTTGCTCATATCAGATACCTAATCTTTTGAGCCATTCATTGATCACAAAGACTACTCTAACTGATGTTTTTCTGAGACAACAAAGAATGATGTTCGTTGAACAGTTCATGCTCTAGCTCCAAATATGGAGGAGACAACTGAAAAGGGTGGCAAAGCAACCAACGGTTTAATATACTTTCAACTTGAATTTGTGAAATTCTCAGTTAAAACTCAACAGTAGTTTTAAACAATGTTTAATTAATATCTCCAACATATTGCAACTCCTTGTCTCCCTATCTCCAGTATTTATGTGAATCAATAAATACAATACTAAATACCTCACATTTAATGCCAAGTGTTagggatcgtcccgattaagcaacaagtaacaaaagtagcggaataaattgagaaattgaacacacaaatttaacgtggaaaaacttctccaaagaggataaaaaaccacgggcaaagataattttattatagtggcaaaagaatgaagagtacaaaagatagagataaaaactaaaccccgaaaactcgaaaaataaagaaccctcaaaacgtaaacacaaaattctctgaatgtgttatgagttctaatctaatgggtgtgtttactaaggttgtaaaagaacctatttataggctaaattcatatgtcaaataataataaaataatctaaactaatcagtatttgactgaaacaaataaacagagtttaactaaaagattatttttctaatttaactgaaaataggagtcatacttaacaccAAGGAATATTAAACAAATGTTGGATagttaaaatttttcctaagtaGTTAGACTACATATATTATGTTATTAAAAACTTGCAGATCAACTGTCAGTATCACAAATAGATGTAGTGTCAAAGTGAAAGATTACCTACATATTATTATGAAACTGTAAGTTTCTACTTTACACCATTGTCTTGAAATTTCTTAAACACATTGCACATAATGCTCTTTTGTGTGTGTTGCAAATGCTAGGTAGGAATTGCAAGTTTTAAATCCGAAATCTTTGTTATTGATAAATATCAGTATATTTTTGGATCTTAAAAGCATGAATGTAAACCATTTTGAAATATGATCTAATTGTTGCTAAAGAGATGGAAGAATTCTTGGTGTTGACATTTTGGTTAAGTGTGAAAACTTGGAAATAATGCGTCTTCTTCATGGTCGTACCATGCGCAATGGGTCCCCACGGATGAAATTGGAACAACAAGCCATTTCTAAAAACCTTATCCTCCATTGTTGTTATGGTATCATACTTGAATAACACAATGTTCTCTCCAAAAGCCATTTCTTTGATAGTTTTTTTATACCAAGTCGATAAGGCAAAGCACAAAGATTGAGACAAGGAATTGAAATATGTTGCAGATGTTAAAGAAACATTGCTACTGTGGCTCTTGCTTTGGCTGCTTGACATAAAGGTTCAGTAGAGCTGATAAAGCTGAAGAAGAACATAAACAAGCCCTCAACAGAGCAAGCGCCTGCACCAAAATATTTAAGATTACTGAAAAAAATGAAGATTTAGTGTATTCAATTGATCAAAAGTAGAAAAGATACGACTTACTTCAACCTCTCCAATGCTAATGACTTGTTGCTCAACATCACAAAGAGGGGTCCCTGTTTCCTTCAGTAACGAAAAACTGGAAGCCGAGGATAGTGATTTAACTACAAGATCGTCTGTGATGAGAAACagtgattttttcttaaaatagccCCTACTGTTTGTTTTTTCCAGGATCGGAGATTTTGGGTCCGACTGCTTTAAATAACCGtatgatttatgaaaaattttTGTAGGCTGCTGAGAACAGATACTTGGAAGCTCAATTGGGCAACTATAAAACGGGGGAAGAATACCATCCTGGTAACTATTCTGCTTGGTTATGGAGAATATGGTGTCTAAATCTTTAAGCAAGTTAGAGATGGATCCCACTGTGAAACCCTTACCTCCTAAGAGTTCCAATGCAGATTCCAAAGGGATTGCGAGGAAGCTAAATAGAAGATCAACAAAATCTTCATTTGCTTCACCATATAATATCTTCCTATCTGATTTCCTCAGCATTATCTTCACTCTTGTTTTGCTATCTTTTTCAGTTCTCTCCTTCACATTTGGAGCTACGAGCATGAACTGTTGAACGAACATTGTACTTTGTTTTCTCAGAAAAACATCAGTAAGAGTAGTCTTTGAGAATAATGAATGGCTCTAAAGATTTGACATCTGACATAAACAATCAAAGGGACATTTCTATCAAACTAAAATCTGAAATAATCAAGCAAAGGAAATATGTAGAATTTGGTTCAAGGATATATATTACCTCCTTTGAACTGATGTCCACAACTTTTTCTTCAATCTGACAAACATTATTGATACCCAAATTGAGAAGGATGTTCATGAGATCACCTGGCAAACCGTGCATTACTCTTAAATCATCAGTCATGAAAAACATTGATTCTCCCTCACTTTCATCTTTATATGCAACTGTTCCCACTTTTAAACACATATCAGTCGGAGAATCCTTCAATTCTCCGATATCAGTCGGATTATCCATCAATTCTCCGCAACTGCATCTTGAAGTTTTATAATGACTAAACCAACTACCAGTTTTTATACAAAGATAAGTTCCACATAGGAAATACCCTGTAGGCTCACTAACATCCATGTAAAGCTTCAATTTCTTCGAGTACTCGTCTTCATAAATGCTTCTAGGATTAAGCAGCATAGGCTTACATGCATCGGTACGAAAGCTGGTTAGGCTAAGGTTTTCTACGCTGTTATATAGGTTATTCAAACAACCAGCTCGCTGTAAACATTGATGTTTGCCGATAAGTCGTGCAATGTTTCCGAGAGGAAACTTAAGCAGGCTTCGAAGAATATCAACAATGTCACTACCAGCTTCAGCAACAATTACCTTGTTGCTTTCTTGGTCTATCAAAAGCTTGATTGAAACCTTGGTGGGATCTTCAGAAGCCATGGACATCtaattgaaaacaaaacaaaacaaaagcaaaTTCAGATGGATAAAGTTTGGATCACAGAAGAAATGAACCTAAAACCAGTCTATTTATTGTGTGAGACCATAAGAGGTCCATTACTGCTTCAACAAAACCTTTGATGTTCCCCATGCATAACAAGTGAGAATTTATTAAGTCTAAGGTCAATTAAGAGGCAGTAACGATGTATGTGCATGAATATGGAACTAATTACACAGACAAATGACTAAAGGAGAGTAACCTGACTcgataaaatttaaatactaagcCCCTGCAATAAAGGTTTGGCATCTGATCTTATGGAATCCATAAACAGACATGTTATTATGCCAATGCTTTTGGTTTCTCCAAGATTCTCAAATTAACCAGAAAGTAACATTTTTGGCATCAGATATTTTTGGCATCAGATGGGGAGTGTAAAATAAGGTAATGTTATACTAAATGGTATCCATTCATCTAATCACAGACAAATAACAAAACCATATCTGATATTGgaccaacctataaatagattcATGATCACAACAAGACAGTTAATACCTTTGTATCTTCTAAAAGAGAATTTAATCATTGAACaagtctaatatatatatttttttgaacaatctcatttaGGTTCTGataatatttgttatttgtgATACAGTGGCTAGAACTACCCATAATTcttcccaacccataaataggaggataatgcgtttcagcgcactcgaacccacataTTCCTACATTGGTAACAATGCTCATGCCcatcgagttaaaactcaatcggctatttaaatattaattaggtaaaaaaacataaagttaaataattataatatataatacaatTTCATCAGTAACTTATTTTGCTTTCTCTAAATTCTGATAATCAAGACCtgagtttaaaaatatattttatacaaaTATCCCGACATCCTCTAATCAACAATTCTAACTTCATCCCTAGTCTTTTTTATAATCAAATAAGATTATTCTAAGTTGTTTTGGATTTGCATAATTTCGcactaaatcattttttaatcggaatttttttcaaattcaagttatatattttttataatcaaaTCGAATAGGATAAAGATTTGAATACATGTCAAATTTAGTTTCCTTCGGCAAACATAAAATCAATGGcggagtttgaaaattttttagggactgaaattaaatgatatagttttataataataaaaatgtaatttcatcattttaataacttatatctttataattttcagGAGTTTTGAACGCCCTATGACCAGCACCCATGTCCCCAATCCCCAAAAATTCACATGATGTTTGAAGaagtgtttaaaaaatattttttgggggGTAGGTCATTGCATGGCTAACACGCATGtatttctttcatttatctaTAAGAATTTTGAGTTTTGGCTTTGTAGTGGCCGACACCACTTTTTGATTTAAAACATTTGAGctaatattttaaaacttaattttttttaatcaatccTATGCCTATTACACAAACACCATATTATATATTACAGCATGATATAGCCCAAATGCTCTGAAACCTAAAGTGGTGTCGGCCACCACAAAGCCAAAACCGCAAAAAAATTTAGAcactgaaaatatatatatgtgtgtcggCCATATAATGGTCTGcaccataaaatttatttatttttaaatatttttctaattatcAGGTGATTTTTTTGAGGATTGAGGACATGGATGTCAGTCATGAGTGTCCAAAACTCCTTTTCATTTCAAGTTATTTAGGTGATTGTTTTTGAATtaaagtaatttacataaataataaaattttttgcgttattttgataaaatatccCTAAAATAACCCAAAAACAGTCTTTTTGTCATAAAATTTGAAACTCTAGAGAAAAATATTGCTCAGTTTTGCAGAAAAATCATCTAAGTTCTCCAACTAACCAGATTGCTTCTATATCGTAGCAATGACAAATATATTGTGCTAATAAATTCTAAGAAATGGAATATAAAATCTGTAATATAAAATCTGTAAACAAAATTTGAACGTAAACTCTTCAGATTCAGTTGCTTCGCATCTACATAATTCTTCTTCAAGCAGCTCGCAACTTTACCGCGACCTCAGTTCGCATTTTTACTTCGCCAAAGTAATGAGCTCGCCAATATTGCTGAATCCGCCAATCATAAGACGACTTCACCAATCTTGAAGGATTCGCGAAATGCTACATGAACGGTCATTTTGCAGCA contains:
- the LOC107903183 gene encoding uncharacterized protein, with protein sequence MFVQQFMLVAPNVKERTEKDSKTRVKIMLRKSDRKILYGEANEDFVDLLFSFLAIPLESALELLGGKGFTVGSISNLLKDLDTIFSITKQNSYQDGILPPFYSCPIELPSICSQQPTKIFHKSYGYLKQSDPKSPILEKTNSRGYFKKKSLFLITDDLVVKSLSSASSFSLLKETGTPLCDVEQQVISIGEVEALALLRACLCSSSALSALLNLYVKQPKQEPQ
- the LOC107902666 gene encoding uncharacterized protein; translation: MASEDPTKVSIKLLIDQESNKVIVAEAGSDIVDILRSLLKFPLGNIARLIGKHQCLQRAGCLNNLYNSVENLSLTSFRTDACKPMLLNPRSIYEDEYSKKLKLYMDVSEPTGYFLCGTYLCIKTGSWFSHYKTSRCSCGELMDNPTDIGELKDSPTDMCLKVGTVAYKDESEGESMFFMTDDLRVMHGLPGDLMNILLNLGINNVCQIEEKVVDISSKEMSNL